The following proteins are encoded in a genomic region of Chaetodon auriga isolate fChaAug3 chromosome 8, fChaAug3.hap1, whole genome shotgun sequence:
- the LOC143324042 gene encoding uncharacterized protein LOC143324042, whose protein sequence is MDEELNYATVTFKTDAISAHEKTNNLEIIYDEVVSGEKLSDTNPVIPVEKEERKEKKAELYTLLHLVAAGLGIICVILLSVIVALIIHFNTVMSEQQRENTNLTAENLQLWTEKTDLESLTEELNRERDGLKWTIGVIMEYENFPVETFCPQKVCKPCLDGWVLFQLSCYRFVDYTYYYNWRTWEGSRDNCRQMKADLAVIESQEEQEFINNHTEKYDDDNHGYWIGLGSKEVTGTWMWVDGSNVTLTYWTTSEPAYKVSCALTLSQADPLANWHRVSCDMRNRWICETRALLRESDALSKLII, encoded by the exons agaaaacaaacaatttggAGATAATCTATGACGAGGTGGTGAGCGGGGAGAAGCTGTCTGATACAAATCCTGTCATACCAG tggagaaagaagaaagaaaagaaaagaaggctGAGCTGTACACTCTGCTTCATTTGGTGGCAGCAGGTTTGGGGATCATCTGTGTGATCCTGCTGTCCGTCATCGTCGCCCTCATTATCCACT TCAACACGGTCATGTCagagcagcaaagagaaaacaccAACTTAACAGCAGAGAATCTGCAGCTGTGGACAGAAAAGACCGACTTAGAGAGTCTGACAGAAGAgctgaacagagagagagacggactcAAGTGGACCATCGGCGTCATCATGGAATATGAGAACTTCCCTGTTGAGACCTTCTGCCCACAGAAAG TGTGTAAACCTTGTCTGGATGGATGGGTGCTGTTTCAGCTGAGCTGTTACCGGTTTGTTGACTATACTTATTATTATAACTGGAGGACTTGGGAGGGAAGCCGTGATAATTgcagacaaatgaaagcagatctGGCGGTGATCGAAAGCCAGGAGGAACAG GAATTCATCAATaaccacacagaaaaatacGATGATGACAATCATGGCTACTGGATTGGCTTGGGCAGCAAGGAAGTGACGGGCACGTGGATGTGGGTAGATGGAAGCAATGTCACTTTGAC GTACTGGACGACATCAGAACCTGCCTACAAAGTATCTTGTGCTCTAACTCTGTCACAAGCGGATCCTCTGGCCAACTGGCACAGAGTTAGCTGTGACATGAGGAACCGCTGGATCTGTGAAACAAGAGCCCTGCTCAGAGAATCAGATGCATTATCCAAACTGATTATTTAA